AGTTGATTTTACAGAATTTATCAGGTCTCCAAAGCAGAAACAGGTAAGCTGCCAAAAGCTTAACACTTCTCACTGAGTATTGTGGCAAGATCATACACAGCCTTTTTCctcacagagctgtggctggcaACTAGGATATGCTTGTGGCCACTGCAGTTAATACTCTGACTACGCCAAAGAGACAACATTTTTGAATGCTGAGAAAACATACATTATTGAACAGAACTGATCACTGGGTAGAGCAACTTGTCAAAGCAGTAAAGTCATCACTGTTTGTGAATTAGTTCATTTTCCAGTGACAGttactctttttcctttctccttttatcAGTCAGTGTCCTGTTCAAAAgtaaactggattttttttgttcttagGAGTGGGCAGATATCTCAGGCATAGAGTAACTATGCCATGAAAGACTTGAGGTGTTCTTTAGGTATTGTGGATGGTGAGGAGTGACTTAGGTGGATTTTGTTGCCCTTAGTGTAGGGAATATTGATAGATTTGTGCACGTGTGCTGGTGGAGTAGCTAATTGTTCTGACTAATGAACATTCAGTGAATTGTGTTTTAAACGTGTTCTTGTGaacttgtgggttttttgatACCTTCTCTCTTGATGAGACAAGGGCATTCATTAAAAAGGCTCTAGCTTCTTAAGTGATAAGATACTGTAAAATAGCTGAGTACTAAAGACGTGCTATCATGTGTACCTTTTTGTCTGCAGGTGATTTTTGCTGTGGGTTGAGCTCAGCATGGCTGTAGTCATCCGTTTACAGGGGCTTCCTGTTGTTGCGGGTCCTCCAGATATTCGTCGTTTCTTCTTGGGATTGAATATTCCTGATGGAGGTGTGCATATTATTGGAGGAGAGATTGGGGAGGCTTTTATTATATTTGCAACAGATGAAGATGCACGGCGTGCCATGAGCTGTTCAGGAGGGTTTATCAAGGACTCGCGCATAGAGCTGTTTCTCAGCAGCAAGGCAGAGATGCAGAGTACCATAGAAATGAGCCGGAAACGATTTGACCGTGGGGGACGAGAAACTATGTCTGGCTCTAGAAGAACAGGCACTAATGGTTCTAGTACATCAAGTGTTGGAGATATACCACACTTAGTTACAGCTTCTCCTAAAGGAATGAGAAAACCTAGTTACGGGCCGCCAAATCGCCTGGAGGCTGGTTTCCATACCAACGGCACAAGATACGGTGATATGGGTATACCTAAGTCAAACTATCAGATAAGAAAGGATTCTCACCCATTTAACCCAGATGATCGTTACTTATTTCTACGTGGTATACCTTACTCTGCAACAGAAGTTGAAGTACGTGCTTTCCTTTCGGGGATACATGTGGATGAAGTGATTCTGATAAAGCACCGTAATGGTTTAAACAATGGTGATTGCTTGGTAAAATGTGCTACACCTGGTGATGCCTTAGAAGGACTTAAACGTCATAGACAATACATGGGTCAGAGGTTTATAGAAATTAGTCCAACCACAGAGGAGCGGTGGATTGAATGTGGTGGAATGATAGACATGCCAGATGAAATGGATCACTTTTTGTGCGAAGAGCATTCTCCAAGAAGTTCAGGCTACATGCATTCACGGAAGCATTCTCGTTCAAGGTCACCAAGGAGACAAAGAACACATTCTCGTTCATCTCCCACCCAGGAGTATTACATACACTTAAGAAATCTATCTTTTAATGTGGAGAAGAGAGatttgagagatttttttcctgatctaGATATACACAGCAAACAGATCAAGATTCTAACAGATAAGCATCAGAAAAGGACTAGAGATGCCTTTGTGGTGTTAAGGAGTGAGAGAGAATATCAGGCTG
The nucleotide sequence above comes from Oenanthe melanoleuca isolate GR-GAL-2019-014 chromosome 2, OMel1.0, whole genome shotgun sequence. Encoded proteins:
- the RBM12B gene encoding RNA-binding protein 12B, with translation MAVVIRLQGLPVVAGPPDIRRFFLGLNIPDGGVHIIGGEIGEAFIIFATDEDARRAMSCSGGFIKDSRIELFLSSKAEMQSTIEMSRKRFDRGGRETMSGSRRTGTNGSSTSSVGDIPHLVTASPKGMRKPSYGPPNRLEAGFHTNGTRYGDMGIPKSNYQIRKDSHPFNPDDRYLFLRGIPYSATEVEVRAFLSGIHVDEVILIKHRNGLNNGDCLVKCATPGDALEGLKRHRQYMGQRFIEISPTTEERWIECGGMIDMPDEMDHFLCEEHSPRSSGYMHSRKHSRSRSPRRQRTHSRSSPTQEYYIHLRNLSFNVEKRDLRDFFPDLDIHSKQIKILTDKHQKRTRDAFVVLRSEREYQAALECHRKVLLNRPVYIFPISRKSMLKIIDSCERKRSLDRDHLGQAISEKSYREGHSSPKTCVYVRNFPFDVSKIEVQKFFARFDIDEDDIYLLYDEKGVGLGEALVKFKSEEQAMKAENLNRQTFLGTEVLIRLISQDQMQKFGVPAPLSAPNEMHGHSHPYDRVDLSRPVGSPSGPPQGPPMHSFGPPGNFRHHSEFRHPPEDFMCPPKDFRGPPPLMDFGGDSEPFGRMEFGNNKMGNFPEGRFMPDPNFSGGSERVVPILLKNLPFRATPNEILDFFYGYRVIPESVSMQYNEYGLPSGDAIVAMTNYEEAMAAINELNDRPIGQRKVKLSLL